Proteins from a single region of Calonectris borealis chromosome 14, bCalBor7.hap1.2, whole genome shotgun sequence:
- the BDNF gene encoding neurotrophic factor BDNF precursor form, giving the protein MTILFLTMVISYFSCMKAAPMKEATVRGQGSLAYPGLRTHGTLESLNGPSAGSRGLTSLADTFEHVIEELLDEEQDIQPSEENKDADLYTSRVMLSSQVPLEPPLLFLLEEYKNYLDAANMSMRVRRHSDPARRGELSVCDSTSEWVTAAEKKTAVDMSGATVTVLEKVPVPKGQLKQYFYETKCNPKGYTKEGCRGIDKRHWNSQCRTTQSYVRALTMDNKKRVGWRFIRIDTSCVCTLTIKRGR; this is encoded by the coding sequence ATGACCATCCTTTTCCTTACTATGGTTATCTCATACTTCAGTTGCATGAAAGCTGCCCCGATGAAAGAAGCTACTGTAAGAGGACAAGGCAGCTTGGCTTACCCAGGTCTTCGGACCCATGGGACTCTTGAGAGCCTAAATGGGCCCAGTGCTGGTTCAAGAGGACTGACATCGCTGGCGGACACTTTTGAACATGTCATAGAGGAGCTTCTAGATGAGGAGCAGGACATCCAGCCCAGCGAGGAAAACAAGGATGCAGACTTGTACACATCCCGCGTCATGCTAAGCAGTCAAGTGCCTTTGGAACCCCCGCTGCTCTTTCTGCTGGAGGAGTACAAAAACTACTTGGATGCTGCTAACATGTCCATGAGGGTCCGGCGCCACTCCGACCCAGCTCGCCGCGGGGAGCTGAGCGTATGTGACAGCACGAGCGAGTGGGTGACGGCGGCGGAGAAAAAGACTGCAGTGGACATGTCCGGAGCAACTGTCACAGTCCTGGAAAAAGTCCCAGTACCCAAAGGCCAACTGAAGCAATACTTCTATGAGACCAAATGCAACCCCAAGGGGTACACAAAGGAGGGCTGCAGGGGCATAGACAAGAGGCACTGGAACTCCCAGTGCCGAACTACCCAGTCTTACGTGAGAGCTCTCACCATGGATAATAAAAAGCGAGTTGGCTGGCGCTTTATAAGGATAGACACTTCCTGTGTATGTACATTAACCATTAAAAGGGGAAGATAG